The following proteins are co-located in the Streptomyces sp. DT2A-34 genome:
- the trpS gene encoding tryptophan--tRNA ligase, translating into MTRVFSGVKPTGHLTLGNYLGAMRRWAAVDQHEAEALFCIVDLHALTVDHDPARVRRLSRQAATLLLAVGLDPELCTVFVQSHVDEHARLSYVLECVATDGEMRRMVQYKEKAARERARGGSVRLSLLTYPVLMAADILAYGTDEVPVGDDQTQHVELTRDLAVRFNQRYGHTFVVPRATHPQVAARVMNLQDPTSKMGKSDDAGPGIVYLLDEPDVVRRKVMRAVTDSGREVVYDRDARPGVANLLEILAACTGGNPSELSGVHESYGSLKAATAEAVVEVLRPVQERHRELCADPGYVEGVLRDGAERARAMARPTVDAAYRAIGLLPAAAVAAADIGVTA; encoded by the coding sequence GGGTCTTCAGTGGGGTCAAGCCGACGGGGCATCTGACGCTGGGGAACTACCTGGGAGCCATGCGGCGGTGGGCTGCCGTCGATCAGCACGAGGCTGAAGCGCTGTTCTGCATCGTCGATCTGCATGCGCTGACCGTGGACCACGATCCGGCGCGGGTGCGCAGGCTGAGTCGGCAGGCGGCGACGTTGCTGCTGGCGGTGGGGCTGGATCCGGAGCTGTGCACCGTGTTCGTACAGAGCCATGTGGATGAGCACGCGCGGCTGTCGTATGTGCTGGAGTGCGTGGCCACCGACGGTGAGATGCGGCGGATGGTCCAGTACAAGGAGAAGGCCGCGAGGGAGCGGGCGCGGGGTGGGAGTGTGCGGCTGTCCCTTCTGACGTATCCGGTGCTGATGGCGGCGGACATCTTGGCGTACGGGACCGACGAGGTGCCGGTCGGGGACGATCAGACGCAGCATGTGGAGCTCACGCGGGATCTCGCCGTGCGGTTCAACCAGCGGTACGGACATACCTTCGTGGTGCCTCGGGCCACGCATCCGCAGGTCGCGGCTCGGGTGATGAATCTGCAGGACCCGACGTCGAAGATGGGCAAGAGCGACGACGCCGGGCCGGGGATCGTCTATCTGCTCGATGAGCCGGATGTGGTGCGCAGGAAGGTCATGCGGGCCGTGACCGACAGTGGGCGGGAGGTCGTGTACGACCGGGACGCACGGCCGGGGGTGGCGAATCTGCTGGAGATTCTGGCGGCGTGCACGGGTGGGAACCCGTCGGAGCTGAGCGGCGTTCATGAGTCGTACGGATCTTTGAAGGCGGCCACCGCGGAGGCTGTGGTGGAGGTTCTCAGGCCCGTTCAGGAGAGGCACAGGGAGCTGTGCGCGGATCCTGGCTATGTGGAGGGGGTGCTGCGGGATGGTGCGGAGCGAGCTCGGGCGATGGCCCGGCCGACCGTGGATGCCGCGTATCGGGCCATCGGGTTGCTGCCGGCGGCTGCGGTTGCCGCTGCGGATATCGGGGTGACTGCGTAG
- the proC gene encoding pyrroline-5-carboxylate reductase: protein MTQKVAVLGTGKIGEALLSGMIRGGWAPADLLVTARRAERAEELRTRYGVTPVTNAEAAKTADTLILTVKPQDMGTLLDELAPHVPADRLVISGAAGIPTSFFESRLAAGTPVVRVMTNTPALVDEAMSVISAGTHATEADLAHAEEIFGAVGKTLRVPEAQQDACTALSGSGPAYFFYLVEAMTDAGILLGLPRDKAHDLIVQSAIGAATMLRDSGEHPVKLRENVTSPAGTTINAIRELENHGVRAALIAALEAARDRSRQLASGNNS, encoded by the coding sequence ATGACCCAGAAAGTCGCAGTCCTCGGCACCGGCAAGATCGGCGAAGCCCTGCTCAGCGGAATGATCCGTGGCGGCTGGGCCCCGGCCGACCTCCTGGTGACGGCCCGCCGCGCGGAACGAGCCGAAGAACTCCGCACCCGCTACGGAGTCACCCCGGTCACCAACGCGGAAGCCGCCAAGACCGCCGACACCCTGATCCTCACGGTCAAGCCGCAGGACATGGGCACCCTCCTGGACGAACTCGCCCCGCACGTCCCCGCCGACCGCCTGGTCATCAGCGGAGCCGCCGGCATCCCCACCTCCTTCTTCGAGTCCCGTCTCGCCGCCGGCACCCCGGTCGTCCGCGTCATGACGAACACCCCCGCCCTCGTAGACGAGGCCATGTCCGTCATCTCCGCCGGCACCCACGCCACCGAGGCCGACCTCGCCCACGCCGAGGAGATCTTCGGCGCCGTCGGCAAGACGCTTCGCGTCCCCGAGGCTCAGCAAGACGCCTGCACGGCCCTCTCCGGCTCTGGCCCGGCGTACTTCTTCTACCTGGTCGAAGCCATGACCGACGCCGGCATCCTCCTCGGCCTGCCCCGCGACAAGGCCCACGACCTGATCGTCCAGTCCGCGATCGGCGCCGCGACGATGCTCCGCGACAGCGGCGAACACCCCGTCAAGCTCCGCGAGAACGTGACGTCCCCCGCCGGCACCACCATCAACGCCATCCGCGAACTCGAGAACCACGGCGTCCGAGCCGCCCTCATCGCCGCCCTCGAAGCAGCCCGCGACCGCAGCCGCCAACTGGCCTCCGGCAACAACAGCTGA
- a CDS encoding ABC transporter permease gives MTTTTSPTTTLRPAPTGALNLSRTTATAARVLRQLRHDSRTIALMLLVPCVMLFLLRYVFDGSPRTFDNIGASLLGIFPLITMFLVTSIATLRERTSGTLERLLAMPLGKGDLIAGYALAFGTLAIIQSALATGLALWLLGLDVTGSPWLLLLVALLDALLGTALGLFVSAFAASEFQAVQFMPAVIFPQLLLCGLFTPRDNMHPALEAISNVLPMSYAVDGMNEVLKHTDMTANFVRDALIVAGCALLVLGLGAATLRRRTA, from the coding sequence ATGACCACGACGACGAGCCCGACCACGACGCTCCGGCCCGCCCCCACCGGCGCCCTGAACCTCTCCCGCACGACCGCCACCGCCGCCCGCGTCCTGCGCCAGCTCCGCCACGACTCGCGCACCATCGCGCTGATGCTCCTCGTCCCCTGCGTGATGCTGTTCCTGCTGCGCTACGTCTTCGACGGCAGCCCGCGCACCTTCGACAACATCGGCGCCTCCCTCCTCGGGATCTTCCCGCTGATCACGATGTTCCTGGTCACCTCCATCGCCACCCTGCGCGAACGCACCTCGGGCACCCTCGAACGCCTCCTCGCCATGCCCCTCGGCAAGGGCGACCTGATCGCCGGCTACGCCCTCGCCTTCGGCACCCTCGCGATCATCCAGTCCGCCCTGGCGACCGGACTCGCCCTCTGGCTCCTCGGCCTGGACGTCACCGGCAGCCCCTGGCTGCTCCTGCTCGTGGCCCTGCTCGACGCACTGCTCGGCACCGCGCTCGGTCTCTTCGTCTCGGCCTTCGCGGCCTCCGAATTCCAGGCCGTCCAGTTCATGCCGGCCGTGATCTTCCCCCAGCTCCTCCTCTGCGGCCTCTTCACTCCCCGCGACAACATGCACCCCGCCCTCGAGGCCATCTCCAACGTCCTCCCCATGTCCTACGCGGTCGACGGCATGAACGAGGTCCTCAAGCACACCGACATGACCGCCAACTTCGTACGCGACGCCCTGATCGTGGCGGGCTGCGCCCTACTGGTACTGGGCCTGGGCGCGGCGACGCTACGCCGCAGGACGGCATGA
- a CDS encoding ABC transporter ATP-binding protein, with the protein MMNYPSVRSEPPDDPAIRAETLNVVRGTRQVLRDLDFTVPRGQITGLLGPSGCGKSTLMRAIVGTQAKVTGTLDVLGRPAGHPTLRTRIGYVTQAPSVYDDLTIRQNLAYFAAILDPGHAAADRRHENVTHAIADVDLTSHADALAGNLSGGQRSRVSLAVALLGTPELLVLDEPTVGLDPVLRRDLWNLFHDIAASRRATLLISSHVMDEAERCHRLLLMREGRLLADDTPDALRTRTHSETVEAAFLHLVDEATAAAHAKEATR; encoded by the coding sequence ATGATGAATTACCCTTCCGTTCGCTCCGAGCCCCCCGACGACCCCGCCATCCGAGCCGAGACCCTGAACGTCGTCCGCGGCACCCGCCAAGTACTCCGCGACCTCGACTTCACCGTCCCGCGCGGCCAGATCACCGGTCTGCTCGGCCCGTCCGGCTGCGGCAAGAGCACCCTGATGCGGGCCATCGTCGGCACCCAGGCCAAGGTCACCGGCACCCTCGACGTCCTCGGCCGCCCCGCCGGCCACCCCACTCTGCGCACGCGCATCGGCTACGTCACCCAAGCTCCCTCCGTCTACGACGACCTGACGATCCGCCAGAACCTCGCCTACTTCGCCGCGATCCTCGACCCCGGCCACGCGGCCGCCGACCGGCGCCACGAGAACGTCACCCACGCCATCGCCGACGTCGACCTCACCAGCCACGCCGACGCCCTGGCCGGCAACCTCTCCGGCGGCCAGCGCAGCCGCGTCTCCCTGGCGGTCGCCCTGCTCGGCACCCCCGAACTCCTCGTCCTGGACGAACCGACGGTCGGCCTCGACCCGGTCCTGCGCCGCGACCTCTGGAACCTCTTCCACGACATCGCCGCCTCCCGCCGCGCCACCCTCCTCATCTCCTCCCACGTCATGGACGAGGCCGAGCGCTGCCACCGCCTCCTGCTCATGCGCGAGGGCCGGCTCCTCGCCGACGACACCCCGGACGCCCTCCGCACCCGTACGCACTCCGAGACAGTCGAGGCGGCCTTCCTGCACCTGGTCGACGAGGCGACCGCGGCCGCCCACGCGAAGGAGGCCACGCGATGA
- a CDS encoding class I SAM-dependent methyltransferase — translation MTAPSHTDRARSFDAAAAQYAANRPSYPPALFDAMEELAGHPLTGARVVDVGAGTGIATALLRARGADVLAVEPGDGMAAQFRRANPDIPIVRGNGNALPVATASADFITYAQAWHWTDPAHSVPEALRVLRPGGALALWWNTTPLDIPWHVAQADRIERRFGSHPVVEQNGSGARAALTDPTGSLAFTARKVRWSRRVPIDTHLANIGSHSIFLVHGTEASTAFLAEEKRLLLTAFPDGIIEETYDVDLLVATTS, via the coding sequence ATGACGGCCCCTTCCCACACCGACCGAGCCCGTTCCTTCGACGCCGCCGCAGCCCAGTACGCCGCGAACCGCCCCTCCTACCCACCCGCCCTCTTCGACGCGATGGAGGAACTCGCCGGCCACCCCCTCACCGGCGCGCGCGTCGTCGACGTGGGCGCCGGCACCGGCATCGCCACCGCCCTCCTCCGCGCGCGCGGCGCCGACGTCCTCGCCGTGGAACCCGGCGACGGCATGGCAGCCCAGTTCCGCCGCGCCAACCCCGACATACCGATCGTCCGCGGCAACGGCAACGCACTCCCCGTCGCCACCGCCTCCGCCGACTTCATCACCTACGCCCAGGCCTGGCACTGGACCGACCCTGCCCACTCGGTCCCGGAGGCCCTCCGCGTGCTACGCCCGGGCGGCGCGTTGGCGCTGTGGTGGAACACCACGCCTCTCGACATCCCGTGGCACGTGGCGCAGGCGGACCGCATCGAGCGGCGCTTCGGCTCCCACCCCGTCGTCGAGCAGAACGGCAGCGGCGCCCGAGCCGCCCTGACCGACCCCACCGGCAGCCTCGCCTTCACCGCCCGCAAGGTCCGCTGGAGCCGCCGCGTCCCGATCGACACACACCTGGCGAACATCGGCAGCCACTCGATCTTCCTGGTCCACGGCACGGAGGCGAGCACCGCCTTCCTCGCCGAGGAGAAGCGACTCCTCCTCACCGCCTTCCCGGACGGAATCATCGAAGAGACCTACGACGTGGACCTCCTCGTAGCCACCACCTCCTGA
- a CDS encoding EamA/RhaT family transporter, with translation MSEKNGTPTTPAGSTGPRPEPLRFFGTTWVDHDNGYTARRIAVTVGSLATAAASCLVLRFAYQGLQIADVGSFVAVVVAVMFAVCSALAFRHTWDAFTKRPDPDRQASLRGLLAIGFVGSLLAYFFRSLTEAPGEKLHRREYETARHQHETRTTRRTGNPAKKRRRA, from the coding sequence GTGAGCGAGAAGAACGGCACCCCGACCACCCCCGCGGGCTCCACGGGCCCCCGCCCCGAGCCCCTGCGCTTCTTCGGCACGACCTGGGTCGACCACGACAACGGCTACACCGCCCGCCGCATCGCGGTAACCGTCGGCTCCCTCGCCACCGCGGCCGCCTCCTGCCTGGTCCTGCGCTTCGCCTACCAGGGGCTCCAGATCGCCGACGTCGGCAGCTTCGTCGCTGTCGTGGTGGCCGTGATGTTCGCGGTGTGCAGCGCCCTCGCCTTCCGCCACACCTGGGACGCCTTCACCAAGCGCCCCGACCCCGACCGCCAGGCCTCCCTCCGCGGCCTGCTGGCCATCGGCTTCGTCGGCTCACTCCTCGCCTACTTCTTCCGCTCCCTCACCGAGGCCCCCGGCGAGAAACTCCACCGCCGGGAATACGAGACGGCACGCCACCAACACGAGACCCGCACGACCCGCCGCACAGGCAACCCAGCAAAGAAGCGCCGCCGCGCATAG
- a CDS encoding peptidase: MAATATAVTTTAVRYYSVAPGVRLNVRRGPGTNYALVRVLPEGAKIPIYCQTPGTTVTGPYGTSNIWDNIDDGEYVSDAYVNTGSDGYVRLRCSF; the protein is encoded by the coding sequence ATGGCGGCTACGGCCACGGCTGTTACGACCACGGCGGTGCGCTACTACTCGGTCGCACCTGGCGTCCGCCTGAACGTCCGCCGGGGCCCTGGCACCAACTACGCCCTCGTTCGCGTGCTCCCCGAGGGCGCCAAGATCCCGATCTACTGCCAGACGCCGGGCACCACGGTGACGGGCCCCTACGGCACGTCGAACATCTGGGACAACATCGACGACGGCGAGTACGTCTCGGACGCCTACGTGAACACCGGCAGCGACGGCTACGTCCGCCTGCGCTGCTCCTTCTGA
- a CDS encoding serine/threonine-protein kinase, whose amino-acid sequence MAPQQDAGAGAEAELPEYAGHYRLESRLGSGGMGVVHLARSTSGMQLAVKIVHAEFARDPEFRGRFRQEVGAARRVSGAFTAPVVDADPEAERPWMATLFIPGPTLADQVKRNGPMDPGQLRRLMAGLAEALRDIHRVGVVHRDLKPSNVLLADDGPKVIDFGISRPKDSELRTETGKLIGTPPFMAPEQFRRPREVGPAADIFALGSVLVHAATGRGPFDSDSPYVVAYQVVHDEPDLTGVPGNLAPLVVRCLAKEPEDRPTPDELMRELRSVAASYDTQAFIPAQRTSETPSKPERDPVLDAELDPGLHPRLDAELDSQLDAELDPLLEAERGQPRGGEKQAGRPPGRRRGRLPALGAGAVALASVVALASVQLLGGDDPTPERESVRTTSASFGAWAATPAPKKDTPQCSYGAGKVLCAQTGLVFALDPLDGRLLWRHPVDTSHVDGPPAVAGGLVHPSPGQGRRLEALDPATGEARWQQNMPAHSGPATVGGMLLLTGADGTVTGVDGASGDTKWSRALPGHPAPYFVSFAGDSLAYTTTTADDDSSTRVTAVDPATGDVRWDARLKGALQLVGTSGGSAFFVSVEGIYSDTKTVVRYSPADRTSRRVALPLPLLQAHGTVHGDVVYLVGGDGSLVAVDMAARRQLWSLETSLLRTSSPVADGRHVYLTAPDGRLLAVDAGDGRILGQTPPRLGPNSDRVAADLPEPVLTDGRVYASAPDGTVFAVDGRDPAAW is encoded by the coding sequence ATGGCGCCACAGCAGGACGCCGGAGCGGGCGCGGAAGCGGAACTTCCGGAGTACGCCGGTCACTACCGCCTGGAGTCGCGCTTGGGGTCCGGGGGCATGGGCGTCGTACATCTGGCGCGGAGCACTTCGGGCATGCAGCTCGCGGTGAAGATCGTGCATGCGGAGTTCGCGCGGGATCCCGAGTTCAGGGGGCGGTTCCGGCAGGAGGTGGGCGCGGCGCGCAGGGTGAGCGGTGCCTTCACCGCGCCCGTGGTCGACGCCGATCCGGAGGCCGAACGGCCCTGGATGGCCACGCTGTTCATCCCCGGCCCGACGCTCGCCGACCAGGTGAAGCGGAACGGGCCGATGGACCCCGGACAGTTGCGGCGGCTGATGGCCGGGCTGGCGGAGGCGCTGCGCGACATTCACCGGGTCGGCGTCGTGCACCGGGACCTGAAGCCGAGCAACGTGCTGCTCGCCGATGACGGGCCGAAGGTCATCGACTTCGGCATCTCTCGGCCAAAGGACAGCGAACTGCGGACCGAGACGGGGAAGTTGATCGGTACGCCGCCGTTCATGGCGCCCGAGCAGTTCCGGCGGCCGCGGGAGGTCGGGCCGGCCGCCGACATCTTCGCGCTCGGGTCCGTGTTGGTGCACGCGGCGACGGGGCGGGGGCCGTTCGACTCCGACAGTCCGTACGTCGTCGCCTACCAGGTCGTCCATGACGAGCCGGACCTGACCGGCGTACCGGGGAATCTCGCTCCGCTCGTGGTGCGCTGTCTGGCAAAGGAGCCCGAGGACCGGCCCACGCCCGACGAGTTGATGCGGGAACTGCGGTCGGTGGCGGCGTCGTACGACACGCAGGCGTTCATTCCGGCGCAGCGGACCAGCGAGACGCCGTCCAAGCCGGAGCGCGATCCAGTGCTCGATGCAGAGCTCGATCCGGGGCTCCATCCGAGGCTCGATGCGGAACTGGACTCGCAGCTGGATGCGGAGCTCGATCCGCTGCTGGAGGCGGAGCGAGGGCAACCGCGTGGCGGGGAGAAGCAGGCCGGGCGGCCGCCCGGAAGGCGCCGGGGCAGGCTGCCGGCTCTCGGGGCCGGGGCCGTAGCTCTTGCCTCGGTTGTCGCGCTGGCCTCCGTGCAGCTTCTCGGCGGCGACGACCCGACGCCGGAGCGTGAGAGCGTGCGGACCACGTCGGCCTCTTTCGGCGCGTGGGCGGCGACACCGGCACCCAAGAAGGACACGCCCCAGTGTTCGTACGGTGCCGGGAAGGTGCTGTGCGCCCAGACCGGGCTCGTCTTCGCGCTCGACCCGTTGGACGGCCGGCTGCTGTGGCGGCACCCCGTCGACACGTCGCACGTGGACGGACCGCCGGCCGTGGCGGGCGGCCTCGTGCATCCGTCGCCCGGGCAGGGCCGTCGGCTGGAGGCACTCGATCCCGCTACGGGCGAGGCGCGTTGGCAGCAGAACATGCCCGCGCACAGCGGACCTGCGACCGTCGGCGGCATGCTGCTGCTCACCGGCGCCGACGGCACGGTCACCGGCGTGGACGGCGCCTCGGGCGACACGAAGTGGAGCCGGGCCCTACCGGGCCACCCGGCGCCGTACTTCGTCTCCTTCGCCGGAGATTCGCTGGCGTACACGACGACCACCGCCGACGACGATTCGAGTACGCGGGTCACCGCGGTGGATCCGGCCACGGGGGACGTGCGCTGGGACGCCCGGCTGAAGGGGGCGCTGCAGCTCGTCGGTACGTCGGGCGGGTCGGCCTTCTTCGTCTCCGTCGAGGGGATCTACAGCGACACGAAAACCGTGGTCCGCTACTCCCCCGCCGACAGGACCTCGCGGCGCGTGGCTCTGCCCCTGCCGCTCCTGCAGGCGCACGGCACCGTACACGGGGACGTCGTCTACCTCGTGGGCGGCGACGGTTCGCTGGTCGCCGTCGACATGGCGGCGCGCAGGCAGCTGTGGAGCCTGGAGACGTCCCTGCTGCGCACGTCGTCGCCCGTCGCCGACGGCCGGCATGTGTACCTCACGGCTCCCGACGGGCGGCTGCTCGCCGTGGATGCCGGCGACGGCCGGATCCTGGGGCAGACGCCGCCCCGGCTCGGCCCGAACTCGGACCGGGTGGCGGCCGACCTGCCCGAGCCGGTGCTCACCGACGGCCGCGTCTACGCGAGCGCCCCCGACGGCACCGTCTTCGCCGTCGACGGGCGCGACCCCGCTGCCTGGTGA
- the ilvD gene encoding dihydroxy-acid dehydratase codes for MPELRSRTVTHGRNMAGARALMRASGVPGADIGRKPIIAVANSFTEFVPGHTHLQPVGRIVSEAITAAGGIPREFNTIAVDDGIAMGHGGMLYSLPSRDLIADSVEYMVEAHCADALICISNCDKITPGMLNAALRLNIPTVFVSGGPMESGRATLVDGTVRTLDLVDAISDAVNDKISDEDILRIEENACPTCGSCSGMFTANSMNCLTEAIGLSLPGNGSVLATHTARKQLYVAAAQTVMDITRRYYEQDDETVLPRSVATFAAFENAMALDIAMGGSTNTILHLLAAAQEAEVPFGLEQIDAVSRRVPCLAKVAPNVAKDRTYYMEDVHRAGGIPALLGELHRAGLLNEDVHAVHSPSLADWLKTWDVRGGSPSPEAVELWHAAPGCVRSAEAFSQSERWEALDEDAEGGCIRSAEHAYSKDGGLAVLRGNLAVDGCVVKTAGVDESIWTFEGPAVVCESQEEAVEKILNKQVTDGDVVVIRYEGPKGGPGMQEMLYPTSFLKGRGLGKTCALITDGRFSGGTSGLSIGHASPEAASGGTIALVEDGDRIRIDIPNRSIELLVDDAELARREQALNGAYAPKNRDRKVSAALRAYAAMATSADRGAVRDVSKLG; via the coding sequence ATGCCCGAGCTGAGGTCCCGCACAGTCACCCACGGTCGCAACATGGCGGGCGCCCGCGCCCTTATGCGCGCCTCCGGTGTACCCGGTGCGGACATCGGCCGGAAGCCGATCATCGCGGTGGCGAACTCCTTCACCGAGTTCGTGCCCGGCCACACCCACCTCCAGCCCGTCGGCCGGATCGTCAGCGAGGCGATCACGGCGGCCGGCGGCATCCCGCGCGAGTTCAACACCATCGCCGTCGACGACGGCATCGCGATGGGGCACGGCGGGATGCTCTACTCCCTGCCGTCCCGTGATCTGATCGCGGACAGCGTGGAGTACATGGTCGAGGCCCACTGCGCCGACGCCCTGATCTGCATCTCCAACTGCGACAAGATCACCCCGGGCATGCTGAACGCCGCCCTGCGGCTCAACATCCCCACGGTCTTCGTCTCCGGCGGCCCGATGGAGTCCGGCCGCGCCACGCTGGTCGACGGCACGGTCCGTACGCTCGACCTGGTCGACGCGATCTCCGACGCCGTGAACGACAAGATCTCGGACGAGGACATCCTCCGTATCGAGGAGAACGCCTGTCCGACCTGCGGCTCCTGTTCCGGCATGTTCACCGCCAACTCGATGAACTGCCTGACCGAGGCCATCGGCCTCTCCCTGCCCGGCAACGGCTCGGTGCTGGCCACGCACACGGCTCGTAAACAGCTGTATGTCGCGGCCGCGCAGACGGTCATGGACATCACCCGCCGCTACTACGAGCAGGACGACGAGACGGTCCTGCCGCGCTCCGTCGCCACCTTCGCGGCCTTCGAGAACGCCATGGCCCTCGACATCGCGATGGGCGGCTCCACCAACACGATCCTGCACCTGCTGGCCGCCGCCCAGGAGGCGGAGGTTCCGTTCGGACTGGAGCAGATCGACGCGGTCAGCCGCCGGGTCCCGTGCCTGGCGAAGGTCGCGCCGAACGTCGCCAAGGACCGCACGTACTACATGGAGGACGTGCACCGCGCCGGCGGCATCCCGGCCCTGTTGGGCGAGCTGCACCGCGCCGGCCTGCTGAACGAGGACGTGCACGCCGTCCACAGCCCCTCCCTCGCGGACTGGCTGAAGACCTGGGACGTGCGGGGCGGGTCGCCCTCTCCCGAGGCTGTCGAGCTGTGGCACGCCGCGCCCGGATGCGTCCGGTCGGCCGAGGCCTTCTCGCAGTCCGAGCGCTGGGAGGCGCTCGACGAGGACGCCGAGGGCGGCTGCATCCGCAGCGCCGAGCACGCGTACTCCAAGGACGGCGGCCTCGCGGTCCTCAGGGGCAACCTCGCCGTGGACGGGTGTGTCGTGAAGACGGCCGGTGTCGACGAGTCCATCTGGACCTTCGAGGGGCCCGCGGTCGTCTGCGAGTCGCAGGAAGAGGCCGTCGAGAAGATCCTCAACAAGCAGGTGACCGACGGGGACGTCGTCGTCATCCGCTACGAGGGCCCCAAGGGCGGCCCCGGCATGCAGGAGATGCTCTACCCGACCTCCTTCCTCAAGGGCCGCGGCCTCGGCAAGACCTGCGCCCTGATCACCGACGGCCGTTTCTCCGGCGGTACGTCCGGCCTGTCGATCGGGCACGCCTCCCCGGAGGCCGCGTCCGGCGGCACGATCGCCCTCGTCGAGGACGGCGACCGTATCCGCATCGACATCCCGAATCGCTCGATCGAGTTGCTCGTCGACGATGCGGAACTCGCCCGCCGTGAGCAGGCGTTGAACGGGGCGTACGCCCCGAAGAACCGCGACCGCAAGGTGTCGGCGGCGCTGCGGGCCTACGCCGCGATGGCGACCAGCGCGGACAGGGGCGCGGTGCGCGACGTGAGCAAGCTGGGCTGA
- a CDS encoding TetR/AcrR family transcriptional regulator → MTDTTSGQGGVSSRRRGRPPRTESADTRDRILNAAREEFSERGYEKTSVRGIAKAAGVDSALVHHYFGTKEQVFEAAVEVAFAPALKVRDVVLEGPLDGVGERMTRTIFGLWENPVTRKPLLAIVRSAVNNEAAASVFRRLVSAQLLRRIAGEIDAPDAELRAELAAAQLVGIAMMRYVIKIEPIASADPEQLIARVAPVVQGHLTGQYAADE, encoded by the coding sequence GTGACCGACACCACCTCGGGGCAGGGCGGGGTGAGCTCGCGACGCCGGGGCCGGCCTCCTCGTACGGAATCCGCCGACACCCGCGACCGCATCCTGAACGCGGCCCGCGAGGAGTTCTCCGAGCGGGGGTACGAGAAGACGTCCGTACGCGGTATCGCCAAGGCGGCCGGCGTGGACTCGGCCCTGGTGCATCACTACTTCGGCACCAAGGAGCAGGTCTTCGAGGCGGCCGTGGAGGTCGCCTTCGCGCCCGCCCTCAAGGTGCGGGACGTGGTGCTGGAGGGGCCGCTCGATGGCGTGGGCGAGCGCATGACGCGCACCATCTTCGGGCTCTGGGAGAACCCGGTGACCCGCAAGCCGCTGCTCGCGATCGTTCGGTCGGCGGTCAACAACGAGGCCGCCGCTTCCGTTTTTCGGCGGCTCGTCTCCGCTCAGCTGCTGCGCCGCATCGCCGGGGAGATCGACGCCCCGGACGCGGAACTGCGAGCCGAGCTGGCGGCCGCGCAGCTGGTGGGCATCGCGATGATGCGGTACGTCATCAAGATCGAGCCGATCGCGTCGGCGGACCCGGAGCAGCTCATCGCGCGCGTGGCGCCGGTGGTGCAGGGGCACCTCACCGGGCAGTACGCCGCCGACGAGTGA
- a CDS encoding sugar phosphate isomerase/epimerase has translation MAEPVVRIPDAKVALSTASVYPESTATAFEIAARLGYDGVEVMVWTDPVSQDMEALRRLSDYHQIPILAVHAPCLLITQRVWSTDPWTKLQRAQAAAEKLGASTVVVHPPFRWQRQYARDFVDGIWRMANETDVRFAVENMYPWRYRDREMLAYAPDWDVTKDDYRHFTIDLSHTATARSDALKMVDRMGDRLGHVHLADGRGSAKDEHLVPGRGNQPCAEVLERLALTGFDGHVVIEVNTRRAMSSAEREADLAEALAFTRLHLASAVKVPRR, from the coding sequence GTGGCAGAACCAGTGGTGCGCATCCCGGATGCGAAGGTCGCCCTGTCGACGGCCTCCGTCTACCCGGAGTCGACGGCGACGGCCTTCGAGATCGCCGCGCGCCTCGGGTACGACGGCGTCGAGGTCATGGTGTGGACCGACCCGGTCAGCCAGGACATGGAGGCGTTGCGCCGGCTCAGCGACTACCACCAGATCCCGATCCTCGCCGTACACGCCCCCTGTCTGCTGATCACCCAGCGCGTGTGGTCGACCGACCCCTGGACCAAGCTCCAGCGCGCCCAGGCGGCCGCCGAGAAGCTGGGGGCGTCCACGGTCGTCGTGCACCCGCCGTTCCGCTGGCAGCGCCAGTACGCCCGGGACTTCGTCGACGGCATCTGGCGGATGGCGAACGAGACGGATGTGCGGTTCGCCGTCGAGAACATGTACCCCTGGCGCTACCGCGACCGCGAGATGCTCGCGTACGCCCCCGACTGGGATGTGACGAAGGACGACTACCGGCACTTCACGATCGATCTCAGCCACACCGCCACGGCCCGTAGCGACGCCCTGAAGATGGTCGATCGCATGGGGGACCGGCTGGGGCACGTGCATCTCGCGGACGGCAGGGGGTCGGCCAAGGACGAGCACCTCGTCCCGGGCCGCGGCAACCAGCCCTGCGCCGAGGTGCTGGAACGTCTCGCCCTGACCGGCTTCGACGGCCACGTCGTCATCGAGGTCAACACCCGCCGCGCGATGTCCAGCGCCGAACGCGAGGCCGATCTCGCCGAGGCCCTCGCCTTCACGCGGCTGCATCTGGCCTCGGCGGTGAAGGTGCCCCGGCGGTGA